A single window of Streptomyces xanthii DNA harbors:
- the mqnP gene encoding menaquinone biosynthesis prenyltransferase MqnP: MSAAEGLLPQPGRTKAFLRLVMIEHSVFALPFAYIASLTAMFQLDKNIHWGRLLLVTICMVGLRTFAMAANRIIDREIDARNPRTAHRELVTGAVTVKSAWTGALIALVIFLGAAALLNPLCLALAPIAVIPMVVYPYGKRFTNFPQAILGLAQAMGPVGAWIAVTGSWSWDAVVLGLAVGVWIGGFDLIYACQDVETDREVGVKSVPARFGIPASIWGARACHTVTTALFAWYALATDAGTFFWAGLVIVAGAFLYEHTIVKPHDLSRLNRAFFQVNGFIGIALFVCALLDLLVRGLTV, from the coding sequence GTGAGCGCAGCTGAAGGACTACTCCCGCAGCCGGGACGCACCAAGGCCTTCCTGCGCCTGGTCATGATCGAGCACTCGGTCTTCGCGCTGCCCTTCGCCTACATCGCCTCCCTGACCGCGATGTTCCAGCTGGACAAGAACATCCACTGGGGACGGCTGCTCCTGGTCACCATCTGCATGGTGGGCCTGCGCACGTTCGCGATGGCGGCGAACCGGATCATCGACCGCGAGATCGACGCCCGTAACCCGCGCACCGCGCACCGCGAGCTCGTCACCGGCGCGGTGACCGTGAAGTCGGCGTGGACCGGCGCCCTAATCGCCCTGGTGATCTTCCTCGGCGCGGCGGCCCTGCTGAACCCGCTCTGTCTCGCCCTGGCCCCCATCGCCGTGATCCCGATGGTCGTCTACCCCTACGGGAAACGCTTCACGAACTTCCCGCAGGCCATCCTCGGACTCGCGCAGGCGATGGGCCCGGTCGGTGCCTGGATCGCCGTCACCGGTTCCTGGTCCTGGGACGCGGTCGTCCTCGGTCTCGCGGTCGGCGTCTGGATCGGCGGCTTCGACCTCATCTACGCCTGCCAGGACGTGGAGACGGACCGCGAGGTCGGCGTGAAGTCGGTCCCGGCCCGCTTCGGCATCCCCGCCTCCATCTGGGGCGCCCGCGCCTGCCACACCGTCACCACGGCCCTCTTCGCCTGGTACGCGCTGGCGACGGACGCCGGCACCTTCTTCTGGGCCGGCCTCGTCATCGTCGCGGGCGCCTTCCTCTACGAGCACACGATCGTGAAGCCCCACGACCTCTCCCGCCTGAACCGCGCCTTCTTCCAGGTCAACGGCTTCATCGGGATCGCCCTGTTCGTGTGCGCGCTGCTGGATCTGCTGGTGCGGGGGCTCACGGTCTGA
- a CDS encoding menaquinone biosynthesis decarboxylase: MAYDDLRSLLRALEREGDLKRIKAEVDPYLEVGEIVDRVNKAGGPALLFENVKGSSMPLAMNVYGTDRRLLKALGLKSYGEISDKIGGLLKPELPQGFVGVREAFGKLGAMAHVPPKKVKSDSAPVQEVVLTGDDVDLDRLPALFTWPEDGGSFFNLGLTHTKHPETGVRNLGLYRLQRHDKRTIGMHWQIHKDSRNHYQVAAKRGERLPVAIAFGCPPAVTYAATAPLPGDMDEYLLAGFVQGKRVEMVDCKTVPLQVPAGAEVVIEGWLEPGEMLPEGPFGDHTGFYTPQEPFPALKIDCVTMRKRPLLQSIVVGRPPTEDGPLGRATERFFLPLLKVIVPDIVDYHLPESGGFHNCAIVSIDKKYPKHAQKVMHAIWGAHMMSLTKLIVVVDSDCDVHDLHEVAWRALGNTDYARDLTVVEGPVDHLDHASYQQFWGGKAGIDATKKWPEEGYTRDGGWPEMVASDPRTASLVDRRWKEYGL; the protein is encoded by the coding sequence ATGGCTTACGACGATCTTCGCTCGCTGCTCCGGGCGCTGGAGCGCGAGGGCGACCTCAAGCGCATCAAGGCCGAGGTCGACCCGTATCTGGAGGTCGGTGAGATCGTCGACCGGGTGAACAAGGCCGGCGGCCCCGCCCTGCTCTTCGAGAACGTGAAGGGCTCCTCGATGCCCCTCGCGATGAACGTGTACGGCACCGACCGGCGCCTCCTGAAGGCCCTCGGGCTCAAGTCGTACGGCGAGATCAGCGACAAGATCGGCGGGCTGCTCAAGCCGGAGCTGCCGCAGGGCTTCGTCGGTGTGCGCGAGGCGTTCGGCAAGCTCGGCGCGATGGCGCACGTGCCGCCGAAGAAGGTGAAGTCCGACAGCGCGCCCGTGCAGGAGGTCGTGCTCACCGGCGACGACGTCGACCTGGACCGGCTCCCGGCCCTGTTCACCTGGCCCGAGGACGGCGGCTCCTTCTTCAACCTGGGCCTCACCCACACCAAGCACCCCGAGACCGGTGTGCGGAACCTGGGCCTGTACCGCCTCCAGCGCCACGACAAGCGCACCATCGGCATGCACTGGCAGATCCACAAGGACAGCCGCAACCACTACCAGGTGGCCGCCAAGCGCGGCGAGCGGCTGCCCGTCGCCATCGCCTTCGGCTGCCCGCCCGCCGTCACGTACGCGGCGACCGCCCCGCTGCCCGGGGACATGGACGAGTACCTGCTCGCCGGGTTCGTCCAGGGCAAGCGCGTCGAGATGGTCGACTGCAAGACCGTCCCGCTCCAGGTTCCGGCGGGCGCCGAGGTCGTCATCGAGGGCTGGCTGGAGCCCGGCGAGATGCTGCCCGAGGGCCCCTTCGGCGACCACACCGGCTTCTACACGCCGCAGGAGCCCTTCCCGGCCCTGAAGATCGACTGCGTGACGATGCGGAAGCGTCCGCTGCTCCAGTCGATCGTCGTCGGCCGCCCGCCGACGGAGGACGGCCCGCTGGGCCGCGCCACGGAGCGCTTCTTCCTGCCGCTCCTGAAGGTGATCGTCCCCGACATCGTGGACTACCACCTGCCCGAGTCCGGCGGCTTCCACAACTGCGCGATCGTCTCGATCGACAAGAAGTACCCCAAGCACGCCCAGAAGGTGATGCACGCGATCTGGGGCGCGCACATGATGTCGCTGACCAAACTGATCGTCGTCGTCGACTCCGACTGCGATGTGCACGACCTTCACGAAGTCGCGTGGCGCGCGCTCGGGAACACGGACTACGCCCGTGACCTGACCGTCGTCGAAGGCCCGGTCGACCACCTCGACCACGCCTCCTACCAGCAGTTCTGGGGCGGCAAGGCGGGCATCGACGCCACGAAGAAGTGGCCCGAGGAGGGCTACACCCGGGACGGGGGCTGGCCCGAGATGGTCGCCTCCGACCCCCGTACGGCGTCCCTCGTGGACCGCCGCTGGAAGGAGTACGGGCTGTGA
- a CDS encoding PLD nuclease N-terminal domain-containing protein gives MLRLLPFLLVLALLIYAFIDCINTPEEEVRGLPKVVWLIIILLFGEILVGPILWFVVGKQRRVPAGGSTPSEWHRGHRATYVAPDDNPEFLQSLKKENQKDEALLKDWEADLRRREEELRRKEQGEDKD, from the coding sequence ATGCTCCGCCTGCTGCCGTTCCTGCTCGTCCTGGCCTTGTTGATCTACGCGTTCATCGACTGCATCAACACGCCGGAGGAGGAGGTGCGCGGGCTGCCCAAGGTGGTGTGGCTGATCATCATCCTGCTCTTCGGCGAGATCCTGGTCGGACCGATCCTCTGGTTCGTGGTCGGCAAGCAGCGCCGCGTGCCGGCCGGCGGTTCGACGCCGTCCGAGTGGCACCGCGGGCACCGCGCCACGTACGTCGCGCCGGACGACAACCCGGAGTTCCTCCAGTCCCTCAAGAAGGAGAACCAGAAGGACGAGGCTCTCCTCAAGGACTGGGAGGCGGACCTGCGCCGCCGCGAGGAGGAGCTGCGCCGCAAGGAGCAGGGCGAGGACAAGGACTGA
- a CDS encoding nucleoside deaminase, translating into MTLDPDLARTWLATAVEEARASLAEGGIPIGAALYGADGTLLGRGHNRRVQDDDPSVHGETDAFRNAGRQRSYRGTTMVTTLSPCWYCSGLVRQFGISRVVIGEARTFHGGHDWLAGHGVEIVLLDDPECVALMTEFIAARPELWNEDIGA; encoded by the coding sequence ATGACTCTGGACCCGGATCTCGCCCGTACGTGGCTGGCGACCGCCGTCGAGGAGGCGCGGGCCTCCCTCGCGGAGGGCGGCATCCCGATCGGGGCCGCGCTGTACGGCGCCGACGGGACGCTGCTGGGCCGGGGCCACAACCGGCGGGTGCAGGACGACGACCCCTCGGTGCACGGCGAGACCGACGCGTTCCGCAACGCGGGGCGGCAGCGCTCGTACCGGGGCACGACGATGGTGACGACGCTCAGCCCCTGCTGGTACTGCTCGGGACTGGTGCGCCAGTTCGGCATCTCACGGGTCGTGATCGGCGAGGCGCGAACCTTCCACGGCGGGCACGACTGGCTGGCCGGGCACGGCGTCGAGATCGTGCTGCTCGACGACCCGGAGTGCGTGGCGCTGATGACGGAGTTCATCGCGGCGCGGCCGGAGCTGTGGAACGAGGACATCGGCGCGTAG
- a CDS encoding TetR/AcrR family transcriptional regulator, with amino-acid sequence MSPKQRRGAETAERLLDAALTVYSEAGEQGVTVSALTRTSGVSLGSLYHHFGSVDGLMNALVVRWLGRLLEHLGGALAEPRDARAGIESIVHAYLSFVRDHPDEARLLHSAYADRLGMEQARQLRDAQEARLSPLTQWLEGYVAAGEIADLPGPVLEALVLGPVIGFARGWLAGASGVAPDEAARLLPDRIWRSLEP; translated from the coding sequence ATGAGTCCCAAGCAGCGGCGCGGCGCGGAGACCGCCGAGCGCCTCCTCGACGCCGCGTTGACGGTGTACTCCGAGGCCGGTGAACAGGGCGTCACCGTCAGCGCCCTGACCCGCACGAGCGGTGTGAGCCTCGGCAGCCTCTACCACCACTTCGGCAGCGTCGACGGGCTGATGAACGCGCTGGTGGTCCGCTGGCTCGGCCGGCTCCTGGAGCACCTCGGCGGCGCCCTCGCCGAGCCCCGCGACGCCCGCGCCGGGATCGAATCGATCGTCCACGCCTACCTGTCCTTCGTCCGCGACCACCCGGACGAGGCCCGCCTGCTGCACTCCGCGTACGCGGACCGGCTCGGGATGGAGCAGGCCCGGCAACTGCGGGACGCCCAGGAGGCCCGGCTCTCCCCGCTGACGCAGTGGCTGGAGGGGTACGTGGCGGCGGGCGAGATCGCCGATCTGCCGGGGCCGGTCCTGGAGGCGCTCGTCCTCGGACCGGTGATCGGCTTCGCGCGCGGCTGGCTCGCCGGGGCCTCCGGCGTCGCGCCGGACGAGGCGGCGCGGCTGCTCCCGGACCGGATCTGGCGCTCGCTGGAGCCGTGA
- a CDS encoding SRPBCC domain-containing protein has translation MTESRIEQGTSRTEGTTRTLHFTLTLPHPVEKVWAAVATPEGLTGWLAAADVLEPRLGGAVTLRWLNGGAAYRGRVTAWDVERVAEYTLEGLHGRIRFHLEPGTILRFTNEFEGDDALRLDCLAGWHEHFLMLADALDGRPMTADGWAAWTRERWQTLRDTYAAARP, from the coding sequence ATGACCGAGAGCCGCATCGAGCAGGGCACCAGCCGCACCGAAGGCACCACCCGGACCCTGCACTTCACGCTGACCCTGCCCCACCCCGTCGAGAAGGTCTGGGCCGCCGTCGCCACGCCCGAGGGCCTGACCGGCTGGCTCGCCGCGGCGGACGTCCTCGAACCCAGGCTCGGCGGCGCGGTGACGCTGCGCTGGCTCAACGGCGGAGCCGCGTACCGGGGCCGGGTCACCGCGTGGGACGTGGAGCGGGTCGCCGAGTACACGCTCGAAGGGCTGCACGGCCGGATCCGTTTCCACCTGGAGCCGGGCACGATCCTGCGGTTCACGAACGAGTTCGAGGGCGACGACGCGCTGCGCCTGGACTGTCTCGCCGGCTGGCACGAGCACTTCCTGATGCTGGCCGACGCGCTCGACGGCCGCCCCATGACCGCCGACGGCTGGGCAGCCTGGACCCGAGAGCGCTGGCAGACCCTGCGCGACACCTACGCCGCCGCCCGGCCCTGA
- the ccsB gene encoding c-type cytochrome biogenesis protein CcsB — MTLAAATNENLAHTSNVLIYSSMAVYLLSFFANMAEWIFGSRSKVGRTAAALTGAKDAEGTARAGAPAVTVKKKDGGTAVLDRPAVVTRAGAGSRDVPDGPGAAGDDAQGDLYGRIAVSLTALAFVIELAGVVTRAMSVQRAPWGNMYEFSITFSTVAVGVYLALLALKKNVRWLGLPLVTTVLLDLGLAVTVLYTASDQLVPALHSYWLYIHVSTAIFCGAVFYVGAVGTLLYLFKDSYENKLANGGTPGKFATSVMERLPASASLDKFSYRVNAAVFPLWTFTIIAGAIWAGDAWGRYWGWDPKETWSFITWVAYACYLHARATAGWKGRKAAYLALIAFGCWIFNYYGVNIFVTGKHSYAGV; from the coding sequence ATGACTCTCGCCGCCGCGACCAACGAGAACCTGGCGCACACCAGCAACGTCCTGATCTACTCGTCGATGGCCGTGTATCTGCTGTCGTTCTTCGCGAACATGGCCGAGTGGATCTTCGGCAGCCGCAGCAAGGTCGGCCGCACCGCGGCCGCGCTGACCGGCGCCAAGGACGCGGAGGGTACCGCCCGCGCCGGCGCGCCCGCCGTCACCGTGAAGAAGAAGGACGGCGGCACGGCCGTCCTGGACCGTCCCGCGGTCGTCACCCGGGCCGGTGCCGGATCACGTGACGTGCCGGACGGCCCCGGTGCCGCGGGCGACGACGCGCAGGGCGACCTCTACGGGCGTATCGCCGTCTCTCTCACGGCTCTCGCCTTCGTCATCGAGCTCGCCGGTGTCGTCACCCGTGCCATGTCGGTGCAGCGTGCCCCCTGGGGCAACATGTACGAGTTCAGCATCACCTTCTCCACCGTCGCCGTCGGCGTGTACCTCGCGCTGCTCGCGCTGAAGAAGAACGTCCGCTGGCTCGGCCTCCCCCTGGTCACCACGGTCCTCCTCGACCTCGGCCTCGCTGTCACTGTCTTGTACACCGCGAGCGACCAGTTGGTTCCCGCTCTTCACTCGTACTGGCTGTACATCCACGTCTCGACGGCGATCTTCTGCGGCGCGGTCTTCTACGTCGGCGCCGTCGGCACGCTCCTGTACCTGTTCAAGGACAGCTACGAGAACAAGCTTGCGAACGGCGGCACGCCCGGCAAGTTCGCCACCTCGGTCATGGAGCGGCTGCCCGCCTCGGCGTCCCTCGACAAGTTCTCCTACCGCGTCAACGCGGCGGTCTTCCCGCTGTGGACGTTCACGATCATCGCGGGCGCCATCTGGGCCGGCGACGCGTGGGGCCGCTACTGGGGCTGGGACCCGAAGGAGACCTGGTCGTTCATCACCTGGGTCGCGTACGCCTGCTACCTGCACGCCCGCGCCACCGCCGGCTGGAAGGGCCGCAAGGCCGCCTACCTGGCCCTGATCGCCTTCGGCTGCTGGATCTTCAACTACTACGGCGTCAACATCTTCGTCACCGGCAAGCACTCCTACGCCGGCGTCTGA
- the resB gene encoding cytochrome c biogenesis protein ResB — translation MSTTNSGNKSATDATPGTAQEPAGAAATEASEPDAAAGRLSTAPQEDSGPTLPRLGVIGWARWFWRQLTSMRVALILLFLLSLGAIPGSLIPQTGTDPLKVEDFQKAHTTLAPVYEKLGLFHVYSSVWFSAIYILLFISLIGCIVPRTWQFVGQLRGRPPGAPRRLTRLPAYATWRTETAPADVHAAALTVLKTRRYRAHVAGDAVAAEKGYLREAGNLVFHIALIVMLIAFAWGQLFKSEGGKLMVEGDGGFSNALPMYDDFKSGNLFDTDTDLTPFSFQLDKFVGTYERTGPNKGTPRTYRAEVTYSEGADGKQKKTAIEVNKPLDVDGTKVYLNGHGYAPTVTVRDGKGKVVARQTVALLPIDANVTSTGAIKIMDGYRDKNGKKEQLGFNAFFVPTFAGSGKGDMFSQFPAADFPVLALSAYHGSLGVDSGIPQNVYQLDTSKMKEFKDSKGELLKKRLLPGETLKLPNGAGSITFEKDIKQWASFQITHQPGDGWALAGALAAIAGLAGSLFIQRRRVWVRAVEGSDGVTVVEMAGLGRSESAKLPEELGELVGQLHDQAPSAPEPDSAPSAEGAGK, via the coding sequence ATGAGCACCACGAACAGCGGCAACAAGAGCGCCACGGACGCGACGCCCGGCACGGCGCAGGAGCCGGCCGGAGCCGCCGCGACCGAGGCGTCCGAACCGGACGCGGCGGCCGGCCGCCTGTCCACCGCGCCCCAGGAGGACAGCGGCCCGACCCTGCCACGGCTCGGCGTCATCGGCTGGGCCCGCTGGTTCTGGCGGCAGCTGACCTCCATGCGGGTCGCGCTGATCCTGCTCTTCCTGCTGTCCCTCGGCGCGATCCCCGGATCGCTGATCCCGCAGACCGGCACCGACCCGCTCAAGGTCGAGGACTTCCAGAAGGCGCACACCACGCTCGCGCCCGTCTACGAGAAGCTCGGGCTCTTCCACGTCTACAGCTCGGTGTGGTTCTCCGCGATCTACATCCTGCTGTTCATCTCGCTCATCGGCTGCATCGTCCCGCGCACCTGGCAGTTCGTCGGCCAGCTCCGCGGCCGGCCCCCGGGCGCCCCCCGGCGCCTGACCCGGCTGCCCGCCTACGCGACCTGGCGCACCGAGACCGCCCCCGCCGACGTGCACGCCGCCGCGCTCACCGTCCTCAAGACGCGCCGCTACCGCGCCCACGTCGCCGGTGACGCCGTCGCCGCCGAGAAGGGCTACCTGCGCGAGGCCGGCAACCTCGTCTTCCACATCGCGCTCATCGTGATGCTCATCGCCTTCGCCTGGGGCCAGCTGTTCAAGTCCGAGGGCGGCAAGCTGATGGTCGAGGGCGACGGAGGCTTCTCCAACGCCCTGCCGATGTACGACGACTTCAAGTCCGGGAACCTCTTCGACACGGACACCGACCTCACCCCCTTCAGCTTCCAGCTCGACAAGTTCGTCGGCACCTACGAGCGCACGGGCCCCAACAAGGGCACCCCGCGCACCTACCGCGCCGAGGTCACGTACAGCGAGGGCGCCGACGGGAAGCAGAAGAAGACCGCGATCGAGGTGAACAAGCCCCTCGACGTCGACGGCACCAAGGTCTACCTCAACGGCCACGGCTACGCGCCGACCGTCACCGTCCGCGACGGCAAGGGCAAGGTCGTCGCCCGGCAGACCGTCGCGCTGCTGCCCATCGACGCCAACGTCACCTCCACCGGTGCCATCAAGATCATGGACGGCTACCGCGACAAGAACGGGAAGAAGGAGCAGCTCGGCTTCAACGCCTTCTTCGTGCCCACCTTCGCGGGCTCCGGCAAGGGCGACATGTTCTCCCAGTTCCCCGCCGCGGACTTCCCCGTGCTCGCGCTGTCCGCGTACCACGGCAGCCTCGGCGTGGACTCGGGCATCCCGCAGAACGTGTACCAACTGGACACCTCCAAGATGAAGGAGTTCAAGGACTCCAAGGGCGAACTGCTGAAGAAGCGGCTGCTGCCCGGCGAGACCCTGAAGCTGCCGAACGGTGCCGGCTCGATCACCTTCGAGAAGGACATCAAGCAGTGGGCCAGCTTCCAGATCACGCACCAGCCCGGTGACGGCTGGGCGCTCGCCGGTGCGCTCGCCGCGATCGCCGGTCTGGCCGGCTCCCTGTTCATCCAGCGCCGCCGAGTCTGGGTGCGCGCTGTCGAGGGCTCCGACGGCGTCACCGTCGTCGAGATGGCGGGCCTGGGCCGCAGCGAGTCCGCGAAGCTCCCCGAGGAGCTCGGCGAACTCGTCGGCCAGTTGCACGACCAGGCGCCCAGCGCCCCCGAACCCGACTCCGCACCGTCAGCCGAAGGGGCTGGGAAATGA
- a CDS encoding cytochrome c biogenesis CcdA family protein, whose amino-acid sequence MPPTLVTLAADGLGGTVESGALVVALPIAVLGGLVSFFSPCVLPLVPGYLSYVTGVSGTDLAEARRGRMAAGAGLFVLGFTAVFVSGGALFGFFGQTLQEYQDVLTRILGILMVVMGVFFMGFMPWMTQREFRIHKRPVTGLVGAPILGALFGIGWTPCIGPTLASVNTLAFQEGSAGRGAILMVAYCLGLGLPFVLAAVAFRKALGAFGWVKKHYAWVMRIGGIMMILTGVLLLTGVWDTLVQQMQTWSNGFSVGI is encoded by the coding sequence GTGCCCCCCACTCTCGTCACCCTCGCCGCTGACGGCCTCGGCGGCACCGTGGAGAGCGGTGCCCTGGTCGTGGCGCTGCCCATCGCGGTGCTCGGCGGCCTCGTCTCGTTCTTCTCCCCGTGCGTGCTGCCGCTCGTGCCCGGCTACCTGTCCTACGTCACCGGCGTCTCCGGCACCGACCTGGCCGAGGCCCGGCGCGGACGGATGGCCGCCGGCGCCGGACTCTTCGTCCTCGGCTTCACCGCCGTCTTCGTGTCCGGCGGCGCCCTCTTCGGCTTCTTCGGGCAGACGCTCCAGGAGTACCAGGACGTCCTGACCCGGATCCTCGGCATCCTCATGGTCGTCATGGGGGTCTTCTTCATGGGCTTCATGCCCTGGATGACCCAGCGTGAGTTCCGCATCCACAAGCGGCCGGTGACCGGACTGGTCGGCGCCCCGATACTGGGCGCCCTCTTCGGCATCGGCTGGACCCCGTGCATCGGCCCGACCCTCGCCTCGGTCAACACCCTGGCGTTCCAGGAGGGCAGCGCGGGCCGCGGCGCCATACTGATGGTCGCCTACTGCCTCGGGCTCGGCCTGCCCTTCGTGCTCGCCGCGGTCGCCTTCCGCAAGGCGCTCGGAGCCTTCGGCTGGGTCAAGAAGCACTACGCCTGGGTGATGCGGATCGGCGGCATCATGATGATCCTGACCGGCGTCCTCCTGCTCACAGGTGTCTGGGACACCCTGGTGCAGCAGATGCAGACCTGGTCCAACGGCTTCTCGGTGGGAATCTGA
- a CDS encoding TlpA family protein disulfide reductase: MSAARRAPRTTPATKRRTAVLATGAAVAALLLTACGNGGTSGGGGNTNFVSSSGGISTVAKGDRGTAPVLSGKDLEGKPLSTADHKGKVLVINVWGSWCPPCRAEAKYFAKVAKESDPKDVQFLGIDTRDPQTDQAIAFEKDYGIPYPSFYDPSGKLLLKFEKGTLNPQGIPNTLVIDRDGKIAARSLKALNEKSLHKLIDPVIAEK, translated from the coding sequence ATGAGTGCCGCCCGACGCGCCCCCCGCACCACCCCCGCGACCAAGCGCCGCACCGCCGTCCTGGCCACCGGCGCCGCCGTCGCGGCGCTGCTGCTGACCGCGTGCGGCAACGGCGGCACCTCCGGGGGTGGCGGCAACACCAACTTCGTGTCCAGCTCCGGCGGGATCTCCACGGTCGCCAAGGGCGACCGCGGCACCGCGCCGGTGCTGTCCGGCAAGGACCTCGAGGGCAAGCCGCTGAGCACGGCCGACCACAAGGGCAAGGTCCTCGTCATCAACGTGTGGGGCTCCTGGTGTCCGCCCTGCCGCGCCGAGGCCAAGTACTTCGCCAAGGTCGCCAAGGAGTCCGACCCGAAGGACGTCCAGTTCCTCGGCATCGACACCCGGGACCCGCAGACCGACCAGGCGATCGCCTTCGAGAAGGACTACGGGATCCCCTACCCGAGCTTCTACGACCCCTCGGGCAAGCTCCTGCTCAAGTTCGAGAAGGGCACGCTCAACCCGCAGGGCATCCCGAACACCCTGGTCATCGACCGCGACGGCAAGATCGCCGCGCGCTCGCTGAAGGCGCTCAACGAGAAGAGCCTGCACAAGCTGATCGACCCCGTCATCGCGGAAAAGTGA
- a CDS encoding polysaccharide deacetylase family protein: protein MRDVSRRGMLGLGAGAAAAVALAGCGSGKAPSVSTGRPGQGGTGGPGTPTPPAAKPIGDGSTAYTGKQPHQPAPPERLEPGQTPPQFVIFSWDGAGEVGNGLFPRFLDLAREHNAGMTFFLSGIYLLPESKKRLYRPPNNPVGASDIGYLTDAHVKETLKNVRRAWLEGHEIGTHFNGHFCGGSGSVANWTSAQWRSEIDQAKSFVKEWRTNTGWTDLPSLPFDYDKELIGGRAPCLLGQQNLLPTARELGWRYDASSPGGVQRWPVKSNGVWDLPLQAVPFPGRSFEVLSMDYNMLANQSLNSTRAPAHNYPRWRRQATDAYIAGFDRAYGTNRAPFFIGNHFEEWNGGIYMDAVEGALKHIAAKAEKNKDVRLVSFRQFVDWMDAQDPAVLDKMRTLDVGQKPAQGWAKFLTNPS, encoded by the coding sequence ATGCGCGATGTCAGCCGCAGGGGAATGCTCGGACTGGGAGCGGGGGCGGCCGCCGCCGTGGCTCTGGCCGGCTGCGGATCGGGGAAGGCGCCGTCCGTCTCTACGGGGAGGCCCGGCCAGGGCGGGACCGGCGGTCCGGGCACACCCACCCCGCCCGCCGCCAAGCCGATCGGCGACGGCTCGACCGCGTACACCGGCAAGCAGCCGCACCAGCCGGCCCCGCCGGAGCGTCTGGAGCCGGGGCAGACCCCGCCGCAGTTCGTGATCTTCTCCTGGGACGGCGCGGGCGAGGTGGGCAACGGGCTGTTCCCCCGCTTCCTCGATCTGGCCCGTGAGCACAACGCCGGCATGACCTTCTTCCTCTCCGGGATCTACCTCCTGCCGGAGTCCAAGAAGCGGCTCTACCGGCCGCCGAACAATCCGGTCGGCGCCTCCGACATCGGCTACCTCACGGACGCCCACGTCAAGGAGACGCTGAAGAACGTGCGCCGGGCCTGGCTGGAGGGCCACGAGATCGGCACGCACTTCAACGGGCACTTCTGCGGCGGCTCCGGCTCCGTCGCCAACTGGACCTCCGCGCAGTGGCGCAGCGAGATCGACCAGGCCAAGTCCTTCGTCAAGGAGTGGCGGACGAACACCGGCTGGACCGACCTGCCGTCGCTGCCCTTCGACTACGACAAGGAGCTCATCGGCGGCCGCGCCCCCTGTCTGCTCGGCCAGCAGAACCTGCTGCCGACCGCCCGCGAGCTCGGCTGGCGCTACGACGCGTCCTCGCCCGGCGGCGTCCAGCGCTGGCCGGTCAAGAGCAACGGGGTGTGGGACCTGCCGCTGCAGGCCGTCCCCTTCCCGGGCCGCAGCTTCGAGGTCCTGTCGATGGACTACAACATGCTGGCCAACCAGTCGCTGAACTCGACGCGGGCCCCCGCCCACAACTACCCGCGCTGGCGCCGCCAGGCCACGGACGCCTACATAGCCGGCTTCGACCGCGCCTACGGCACGAACCGCGCGCCGTTCTTCATAGGCAACCACTTCGAGGAATGGAACGGCGGCATCTACATGGACGCCGTCGAGGGCGCCCTCAAGCACATCGCCGCGAAGGCCGAGAAGAACAAGGACGTACGGCTCGTGTCCTTCCGCCAGTTCGTCGACTGGATGGACGCGCAGGACCCCGCCGTGCTGGACAAAATGCGCACTCTGGACGTGGGTCAGAAGCCCGCGCAGGGGTGGGCCAAGTTCCTGACAAACCCTTCCTGA
- a CDS encoding histidine phosphatase family protein, giving the protein MSTLNSGSGQSDKDITVVHLMRHGEVHNPDGILYGRLPDYHLSELGRQMADRVAEHLAPRDITHVVASPLERAQETATPIAKAHGLDLNTDARLIEADNVFQGKTFGVGDGALKKPDNWKHLVNPFKPSWGEPYVDQVVRMMGALDAAKDAARGHEAVLVSHQLPIWIVRSYVERRRLWHDPRKRQCTLASLTTFTYLGDKIVSVGYTEPARDLVPAHLLAGAKPVKGKDKAFGA; this is encoded by the coding sequence ATGAGCACCCTGAACAGCGGCTCCGGGCAGAGCGACAAGGACATCACCGTCGTCCACCTGATGCGCCACGGCGAGGTCCACAACCCGGACGGGATCCTGTACGGGCGGCTGCCCGACTACCACCTGTCCGAGCTGGGCCGGCAGATGGCCGACCGGGTCGCCGAGCACCTGGCGCCGCGGGACATCACGCACGTCGTGGCGTCCCCGCTGGAGCGGGCGCAGGAGACGGCGACGCCGATCGCGAAGGCCCACGGCCTGGACCTGAACACGGACGCGCGGCTCATCGAGGCGGACAACGTCTTCCAGGGCAAGACCTTCGGTGTCGGCGACGGCGCCCTGAAGAAGCCGGACAACTGGAAGCACCTCGTCAACCCGTTCAAGCCGTCCTGGGGCGAGCCCTACGTCGACCAGGTCGTGCGGATGATGGGCGCGCTCGACGCGGCGAAGGACGCGGCGCGCGGCCACGAGGCGGTCCTGGTCAGCCACCAGCTGCCGATCTGGATCGTGCGCTCGTACGTGGAGCGGCGCCGGCTGTGGCACGACCCGCGCAAGCGGCAGTGCACGCTCGCCTCGCTCACCACGTTCACCTACCTCGGCGACAAGATCGTGTCCGTGGGCTACACCGAGCCCGCCCGCGATCTCGTGCCCGCCCATCTCCTGGCCGGTGCCAAGCCGGTGAAGGGGAAGGACAAGGCGTTCGGCGCCTGA